A portion of the Natronococcus sp. AD-5 genome contains these proteins:
- a CDS encoding S9 family peptidase: MGTDDIERYLNIRSAYGASFGPAGERLSFLMDTTGVSQIWTLTEPREWPEQRTFYDEQVSFASWSPERPELIFGMDEGGNERAQLYRLDAETGSIENLTAMPDAKHRWGGWSHDGERFAFASNRRDEAAFDVYVQNREETDEAATLVHEGDGWLSLSGWSPDDSRLLVSQAYSNFDQDLYVLDLESGDLEHLTPHDGDVRYQSASWAPDGEGIYLITDEGAADLLYLAYLDLESGDLETVVGGGEWNVDGIALDDETGRFVYSQNVEGYTELAVGEFDADDPAEFETFPEPDLPGGISGGVSFDPDAERFALSTSGDAVNTNVFVVDVETGEAERWTDAPTAGIPRESFDESELVHVESFDGLEVPGFLTLPDEDQAGETANDDGEVPVIVDIHGGPESQRRPSFSSVKQYFLDRGYAYFEPNVRGSAGYGADYAALDDVEKRMDSVADVEACVEWLRDHPAVDPDRIAAKGGSYGGFMVLASLTEYPDLWAAGIDIVGIANFVTFLENTGDWRRELREAEYGSLAEDREFLEEISPTNNIENIEAPLFVLHGENDPRVPVGEAEQIAEKAREQGVPVRKLLFDDEGHGFSKLENRIEAYSAIADFLDEHV, from the coding sequence ATGGGAACCGACGACATCGAACGCTATCTCAACATCCGCAGCGCCTACGGCGCCTCGTTCGGCCCCGCGGGCGAGCGCCTCTCGTTTCTGATGGACACGACGGGCGTTTCGCAGATCTGGACGCTCACCGAACCGCGCGAGTGGCCCGAACAGCGAACCTTCTACGACGAGCAGGTCAGCTTCGCCTCCTGGTCGCCGGAGCGACCCGAACTGATCTTCGGGATGGACGAAGGCGGCAACGAGCGCGCCCAGCTGTATCGCCTCGACGCCGAAACCGGGTCGATCGAGAACCTAACGGCGATGCCCGACGCGAAACACCGCTGGGGCGGCTGGAGCCACGACGGCGAGCGGTTCGCGTTCGCCTCGAACCGCCGCGACGAGGCCGCCTTCGACGTCTACGTCCAGAACCGCGAGGAGACCGACGAGGCGGCGACACTCGTCCACGAAGGCGACGGCTGGCTCTCGCTTTCCGGCTGGAGCCCCGACGACTCCCGACTGCTCGTCTCGCAGGCCTACTCCAACTTCGACCAGGACCTGTACGTGCTCGACCTCGAGAGCGGCGACCTCGAGCACCTCACGCCCCACGATGGTGACGTCCGCTACCAGAGCGCCAGTTGGGCGCCCGACGGCGAGGGGATCTACCTGATCACCGACGAGGGCGCGGCCGATCTGCTCTACCTGGCCTACCTCGACCTCGAGAGCGGCGACCTCGAGACCGTCGTCGGTGGAGGCGAATGGAACGTGGACGGCATCGCACTGGACGACGAGACGGGCCGGTTCGTCTACTCGCAGAACGTCGAGGGCTACACAGAGCTCGCCGTCGGCGAGTTCGACGCGGACGACCCCGCCGAATTCGAGACGTTCCCCGAGCCCGACCTTCCGGGCGGCATCTCGGGAGGCGTCAGCTTCGACCCGGACGCCGAGCGATTCGCGCTGTCGACGAGCGGCGACGCCGTCAACACGAACGTCTTCGTCGTCGACGTCGAGACCGGCGAGGCCGAGCGGTGGACGGACGCGCCGACGGCGGGGATCCCGCGGGAATCGTTCGACGAGTCCGAACTGGTGCACGTCGAGAGCTTCGACGGACTGGAGGTTCCCGGCTTTCTCACCCTCCCGGACGAGGACCAGGCGGGTGAAACCGCGAACGACGACGGCGAAGTTCCCGTAATCGTCGACATCCACGGCGGCCCCGAGAGCCAGCGGCGGCCGTCGTTCTCGAGCGTCAAGCAGTACTTCCTCGACCGGGGCTACGCCTACTTCGAGCCGAACGTGCGCGGCTCGGCGGGCTACGGCGCCGACTACGCCGCCCTCGACGACGTCGAGAAGCGGATGGACTCGGTCGCCGACGTCGAGGCCTGCGTCGAGTGGTTGCGGGACCACCCGGCCGTCGATCCGGATCGGATCGCCGCAAAGGGCGGCTCCTACGGCGGGTTCATGGTACTCGCCTCGCTGACCGAGTACCCGGATCTCTGGGCGGCCGGAATCGACATCGTCGGCATCGCCAACTTCGTCACGTTCCTCGAAAACACCGGAGATTGGCGCCGCGAGCTCCGCGAAGCGGAGTACGGCAGCCTCGCGGAGGACCGCGAGTTCCTGGAGGAGATCTCGCCGACGAACAACATCGAGAACATCGAAGCGCCGCTGTTCGTCCTCCACGGCGAGAACGACCCTCGAGTTCCGGTCGGCGAGGCCGAACAGATCGCCGAGAAGGCCCGAGAGCAGGGCGTTCCGGTTCGAAAACTGCTCTTCGACGACGAGGGCCACGGCTTCTCGAAGCTCGAGAACCGCATCGAGGCGTACTCGGCGATCGCGGACTTCCTCGACGAGCACGTTTAG
- a CDS encoding glycosyltransferase family 4 protein has translation MRIAFVSAETAHHRDTETNRRFRTVVDLLASRGHDVHVFCTRFWPGERATIERDGITYHGVSVGLEARRSFLLRVPFVVARTRPDVVHASAQPSGQVLAANLGASFARAPFVVEWYGDDGVADDRWTRLATGRPDRIVTPSELVGTRVRERGADGRIVDAVPNPIDFERIEAVPPGDRVEVIYARRLDEGANLESLLLALAELRGHDWSATVVGDGPERAAYERLAGDLRIDDRVAFVGDLSLEERIAAYRGAHVFAQTAERCAFPTELLRALACGCVGIVEYHANSSAHELVEGWERGFRTTSEEELTDAIRAAGDLEHRDLEEAFADYDRDAIASRYLEQYRALRDERGML, from the coding sequence ATGCGCATCGCGTTCGTCTCGGCCGAAACGGCTCACCACCGCGACACCGAGACGAATCGGCGGTTCCGGACCGTCGTCGACCTCCTCGCGTCGCGAGGTCACGACGTCCACGTGTTCTGCACTCGGTTCTGGCCCGGAGAGCGGGCGACGATCGAGCGCGACGGGATCACGTACCACGGCGTCTCGGTCGGCCTCGAGGCGCGTCGATCGTTTCTCCTCCGGGTGCCGTTCGTCGTCGCGAGGACGCGACCCGACGTGGTCCACGCGAGCGCGCAGCCGTCGGGTCAGGTCCTCGCGGCCAATCTCGGCGCGTCGTTCGCGCGCGCTCCGTTCGTCGTCGAGTGGTACGGAGACGACGGGGTCGCCGACGATCGGTGGACGCGGCTGGCGACGGGACGTCCCGACCGCATCGTCACGCCCTCGGAGCTCGTGGGAACGCGGGTGCGCGAGCGGGGCGCCGACGGTCGCATCGTCGACGCCGTGCCGAACCCGATCGATTTCGAGCGGATCGAGGCCGTTCCGCCCGGCGACCGAGTCGAGGTGATCTACGCCCGGCGGCTCGACGAGGGCGCCAACCTCGAGAGCCTGTTACTGGCGCTCGCGGAACTCCGCGGGCACGACTGGAGCGCGACCGTCGTCGGCGACGGCCCCGAGCGCGCCGCCTACGAGCGGCTCGCGGGCGATCTCCGGATCGACGACCGGGTCGCGTTCGTCGGCGACCTGTCGCTCGAGGAGCGGATCGCCGCCTACCGCGGCGCCCACGTCTTCGCCCAGACGGCCGAGCGCTGCGCCTTCCCGACGGAGCTCCTGCGGGCGCTCGCGTGCGGCTGCGTCGGGATCGTCGAGTACCACGCGAACTCGAGCGCCCACGAACTCGTCGAGGGCTGGGAGCGCGGCTTTCGGACGACCAGCGAGGAGGAACTCACCGACGCCATCCGCGCGGCGGGCGACCTCGAGCACCGGGACCTCGAGGAGGCGTTCGCCGACTATGACCGCGACGCGATCGCGTCGCGGTACCTCGAGCAGTACCGGGCCCTGCGGGACGAACGCGGAATGCTGTAG
- a CDS encoding aldehyde ferredoxin oxidoreductase family protein, producing MVTGDTVVRVDLADESVRSEPVPDAWRRKYIGGKGLGARYLYEELATGADPLGDENVLCFFTGPLTGYLPGEQRYVVVTKSPLTGAFLDSYAGGSMAGRLAGSLGDHAGIIVSGRADRPVALSIAGGEVSIESVEKWWGLDARETDERVPDAAVACIGPAGENGVSYATIASDGGDHHAGRGGAGAVMGAKRLKALVARDGPPEPDDDLRELREKYEAAFAADDTGRWQAASETLETLDFANEVGVLPTHGWQEGTFEGAEGIGIEAVRDAAHDRERADDPVPGGFQVESDDGESVPRGSTPISLGAGLGIDDFDAVAALGSICDRLALDVISGGNAVAWAIRASETGLLERDLSFGDEDDARRLIEEIATRSTPLGDALADGTDAAAAEYGGDDLIPSVKGMALPSYDPRGASAMALAYATSDRGACHRRARPVEVEALAGTDWSRADRVNAVIAEQDRRAVLWSLVADDFFGEALSATLGADWLAAIGREYEPEELRRTGARIWTLIRLFNVREGFTRDDDALPQRLTEPLEGGPNEGAAIAPDSFERTLECYYDRRGWDERGCPTEETIERHGLEDLEFDRPTHRASDDD from the coding sequence ATGGTAACGGGGGACACTGTCGTTCGCGTCGATCTCGCGGACGAGTCCGTGCGGAGCGAACCGGTGCCGGACGCGTGGCGCCGGAAGTACATCGGCGGCAAGGGCCTCGGCGCGCGGTACCTGTACGAGGAACTGGCGACCGGCGCCGATCCGCTCGGCGACGAGAACGTGCTCTGCTTTTTCACCGGGCCGCTGACGGGGTATCTCCCCGGAGAGCAACGGTACGTCGTCGTGACGAAATCCCCGCTGACGGGGGCGTTCCTGGACTCCTACGCGGGGGGATCGATGGCCGGCCGACTCGCGGGATCGCTCGGCGACCACGCCGGGATCATCGTCTCCGGTCGCGCCGACCGCCCCGTCGCGCTCTCGATCGCCGGCGGCGAGGTCTCGATCGAGTCAGTTGAGAAGTGGTGGGGACTCGACGCTCGAGAGACCGACGAGCGGGTCCCGGACGCCGCGGTCGCGTGTATCGGCCCCGCCGGCGAGAACGGCGTCTCGTACGCCACGATCGCCTCCGACGGCGGCGACCACCACGCCGGCCGCGGCGGCGCTGGTGCGGTGATGGGCGCCAAGCGACTGAAGGCCCTGGTCGCCCGCGACGGCCCGCCGGAACCCGACGACGACCTGCGCGAACTCCGCGAGAAGTACGAGGCGGCGTTCGCCGCCGACGACACCGGCCGCTGGCAGGCCGCCAGCGAGACCCTCGAGACGCTCGACTTCGCGAACGAGGTGGGCGTCCTGCCGACGCACGGCTGGCAGGAGGGGACGTTCGAGGGCGCCGAGGGGATCGGCATCGAGGCCGTCCGCGATGCCGCCCACGACCGCGAGCGGGCCGACGACCCCGTTCCGGGCGGCTTCCAGGTCGAGAGCGACGACGGCGAGAGCGTGCCGCGGGGCTCAACGCCGATCTCGCTCGGGGCGGGGCTGGGCATCGACGACTTCGACGCCGTCGCCGCGCTCGGGTCGATCTGCGATCGGCTGGCGCTCGACGTGATCTCCGGCGGCAACGCCGTCGCGTGGGCGATCCGCGCGAGCGAGACGGGGCTGCTCGAGCGCGACCTCTCTTTCGGCGACGAGGACGACGCCCGCCGGCTCATCGAGGAGATCGCGACCCGCTCGACTCCGCTCGGCGACGCCCTCGCGGACGGAACCGACGCGGCCGCCGCTGAGTACGGCGGCGACGACCTGATCCCGTCGGTGAAGGGCATGGCGCTGCCGTCGTACGATCCTCGAGGCGCGTCGGCGATGGCGCTCGCGTACGCGACGAGCGACCGCGGCGCCTGTCACCGCCGGGCCCGCCCCGTCGAGGTGGAGGCGCTCGCGGGAACCGACTGGAGCCGCGCCGACCGCGTGAACGCGGTGATCGCGGAGCAGGACCGCCGGGCGGTGCTCTGGAGCCTCGTCGCCGACGACTTCTTCGGCGAGGCGCTGTCGGCGACGCTCGGCGCGGACTGGCTCGCGGCGATCGGCCGCGAGTACGAACCCGAGGAACTCCGTCGGACCGGCGCGCGCATCTGGACGCTGATCCGGCTGTTCAACGTCCGCGAGGGATTCACGCGGGACGACGACGCGCTTCCGCAACGGCTGACCGAACCGCTCGAGGGCGGCCCGAACGAGGGGGCGGCGATCGCTCCGGACTCGTTCGAGCGGACCCTCGAGTGCTACTACGATCGGCGCGGCTGGGACGAGCGCGGCTGCCCGACCGAGGAGACGATCGAACGCCACGGACTCGAGGACCTCGAGTTCGACCGACCGACGCACCGAGCATCCGACGATGACTGA
- a CDS encoding ABC transporter permease subunit codes for MNVVSVAKRDFLDVRRAKLVWAPAALYVLFMLLFYWGQSNSSEPEFYWVLWNLAGLGGALVIPLVALVAAYLSIAGERESGSIKYQLSLPVSRTDVVAGKLLARSAVVTVALLAAFAVGIVAARVLVPDMSLEYGEYAAFAGLTLLYALAYVCVAVGISAATASRSRAMAGAIGFFFVFNLVWNFLPVGPTRMVEFALDRAGIDYSETLLEFVFSLSPTGAYLNGMGLVFPSDFGPLQAVGAGSGVGDPFYVQDWFMLVILLGWVVLPLALGRWRLERADLG; via the coding sequence GTGAACGTCGTCTCGGTCGCGAAGCGGGATTTCCTCGACGTCCGCCGGGCGAAACTCGTCTGGGCGCCCGCCGCGCTCTACGTCCTCTTCATGCTCCTCTTTTACTGGGGCCAGAGCAACAGCTCCGAGCCGGAGTTCTACTGGGTGCTGTGGAATCTGGCCGGTCTCGGCGGCGCGCTCGTGATCCCGCTCGTCGCCCTGGTCGCGGCGTACCTCTCGATCGCGGGCGAGCGCGAGTCGGGCAGCATCAAGTACCAGTTGAGCCTCCCCGTCTCCCGGACCGACGTCGTGGCGGGGAAGCTGCTGGCCCGATCGGCCGTCGTCACCGTCGCGCTCCTCGCCGCGTTCGCCGTCGGGATCGTCGCCGCCCGGGTGCTGGTTCCCGACATGAGCCTCGAGTACGGCGAGTACGCGGCCTTCGCGGGATTGACGCTGCTGTACGCGCTGGCGTACGTCTGCGTCGCCGTCGGCATCTCCGCGGCGACGGCGAGCCGATCGCGTGCGATGGCCGGCGCCATCGGCTTCTTCTTCGTCTTCAACCTGGTCTGGAACTTCCTGCCGGTCGGCCCCACGCGAATGGTCGAGTTCGCCCTCGATCGCGCCGGGATCGACTACTCCGAGACTCTCCTCGAGTTCGTCTTCAGCCTCAGCCCGACCGGGGCCTACCTCAACGGGATGGGGCTGGTCTTTCCGTCGGACTTCGGGCCGCTCCAGGCCGTCGGCGCCGGGAGCGGCGTCGGCGATCCGTTCTACGTCCAGGACTGGTTCATGCTGGTCATCTTGCTGGGCTGGGTCGTGCTACCGCTCGCACTCGGCCGGTGGCGCCTCGAGCGCGCTGACCTCGGCTGA
- a CDS encoding DUF7124 domain-containing protein, with the protein MTERIDLDELDVGEDEAETEEANPGDWLWRGEGSPEGEPDPPRTTGPAVERSDAGPETSDAASDESTAAADVETDADTDPSSQPAPHVPRANRGGPVGIPTQSGGAGAGDSSEPEETMAEPEEPTAEPRPAGSAAEGPHGGGVDDMTIAFTYRAVRRLAAPAAVFADASSWADWIGIVGDVETHAITKFQRTHAVDADFFTGSGTSPGERLREIDRTSMFYAERMVVIGLEGDDAIADAADWEFVPLETAAEKAGWDLES; encoded by the coding sequence ATGACTGAACGAATCGACCTCGACGAACTCGACGTGGGGGAGGACGAAGCGGAGACCGAGGAAGCGAACCCCGGCGACTGGCTCTGGCGCGGCGAGGGCAGCCCCGAGGGGGAACCGGACCCGCCGCGGACCACCGGTCCCGCGGTCGAGCGATCGGATGCGGGACCGGAGACCTCGGACGCGGCGTCGGACGAATCGACCGCGGCTGCCGACGTCGAAACCGACGCCGACACCGATCCTTCGTCGCAACCCGCACCGCACGTCCCCCGGGCGAACAGGGGCGGGCCCGTCGGAATCCCGACGCAGAGCGGCGGAGCGGGCGCCGGCGACTCGAGCGAGCCCGAAGAGACGATGGCCGAACCGGAGGAGCCGACCGCCGAGCCGCGACCGGCGGGATCGGCCGCCGAGGGTCCGCACGGCGGCGGCGTCGACGACATGACGATCGCCTTCACCTACCGGGCGGTTCGGCGGTTGGCGGCCCCCGCAGCCGTTTTCGCGGACGCCTCTTCCTGGGCGGACTGGATCGGGATCGTCGGCGACGTCGAGACCCACGCGATCACGAAGTTCCAGCGGACCCACGCCGTCGACGCCGACTTCTTCACCGGCAGCGGGACGAGCCCGGGCGAGCGGCTTCGCGAGATCGACCGCACGTCGATGTTCTACGCCGAGCGGATGGTCGTCATCGGCCTCGAGGGCGACGACGCGATCGCCGACGCCGCCGACTGGGAGTTCGTCCCGCTCGAGACGGCGGCCGAGAAGGCCGGCTGGGACCTCGAGTCCTGA
- a CDS encoding NAD(P)-dependent glycerol-1-phosphate dehydrogenase: MFEKSTWIRLPRNVIVGHDVLSDVVDAVDELHLQGRPLFVTSPTPRRVAADPIAADFEAAGIEPAIVTVESATFDAVERVIAAAEDEDASYLVGVGGGKAIDIAKMASDHLEMGFLSVPTAASHDGIVSNRGSVPDGDTRHSVAAEPPLAVVADTGVLAEAPWELTTAGCADIISNYTAVMDWRLGKRLKDVEYSEYAAALSEMTAEILVDNADLIRPGLEESAWVVTKALMSSGVAMSIADSSRPASGAEHLFSHQLDRLVPGAALHGHQVGVGSIMIAYLHGGERGIWRDIRDALASIDAPTTAAELGIDDETVIEALTTCHAIRDRYTILGDGMNERAAREVATKTGVID, translated from the coding sequence ATGTTCGAGAAGTCGACGTGGATTCGACTCCCCCGGAACGTGATCGTCGGACACGATGTGCTGTCGGACGTCGTCGACGCCGTCGACGAACTCCACCTGCAGGGGAGGCCGCTGTTCGTGACCAGCCCCACGCCGCGCCGCGTCGCCGCCGATCCGATCGCGGCCGATTTCGAGGCCGCCGGCATCGAGCCGGCGATCGTCACGGTCGAATCGGCCACGTTCGACGCGGTCGAGCGCGTGATCGCCGCCGCCGAGGACGAAGATGCCTCCTACCTCGTCGGCGTCGGCGGCGGGAAGGCGATCGACATCGCGAAGATGGCCAGCGACCACCTCGAGATGGGCTTTCTCTCGGTGCCGACGGCGGCCAGCCACGACGGCATCGTCAGCAACCGCGGCTCGGTGCCGGACGGGGACACCCGCCACAGCGTCGCGGCCGAGCCGCCGCTCGCGGTCGTCGCCGACACCGGCGTGCTCGCGGAGGCGCCCTGGGAGCTGACGACCGCCGGCTGTGCGGACATCATCTCGAACTACACCGCGGTGATGGACTGGCGGCTCGGGAAGCGGCTCAAGGACGTCGAGTACTCCGAGTACGCCGCCGCGCTCTCGGAGATGACCGCCGAGATCCTGGTCGACAACGCGGACCTCATCCGACCGGGGCTCGAGGAGTCGGCCTGGGTCGTCACCAAGGCGCTCATGTCCTCGGGCGTCGCGATGAGCATCGCCGACTCCTCGCGGCCGGCCAGCGGGGCCGAGCACCTCTTCTCGCACCAGCTCGACCGACTGGTGCCCGGCGCGGCGCTGCACGGCCACCAGGTCGGCGTCGGCTCGATCATGATCGCCTACCTCCACGGCGGCGAGCGCGGCATCTGGCGGGACATCCGGGACGCCCTCGCGAGCATCGACGCGCCGACGACCGCGGCGGAACTCGGCATCGACGACGAGACCGTGATCGAGGCGCTGACGACCTGCCACGCGATCCGCGATCGCTACACGATCCTGGGCGACGGGATGAACGAGCGGGCCGCTCGAGAGGTCGCGACGAAGACGGGCGTCATCGACTGA
- a CDS encoding ABC transporter ATP-binding protein, with translation MPAIETSALTKRYGEDVLAVSALDLTIESGEIFGFLGPNGAGKSTTINVLLDFVQPTSGTATVLGHDTRNETERIRERIGVLPEGATVYERLTAREHLEWVIDTKGAADTPKELLERVDLLEDADRPAGGFSKGMRQRLGLGMALAGDPDLLILDEPSSGLDPTGIQDMRELLREEAASGTTVFFSSHILSEVEAVCDRVGIMNEGELVALDTIENLRDESAGTATIDVELASVPDSLDVASVDGVQQVAVDGNVVTAVCADASVKVDVVRHLDERATVTDVLSADASLEQLFNRYTGESTEADEPAARR, from the coding sequence ATGCCCGCCATCGAAACGTCCGCCCTGACGAAACGGTACGGCGAGGACGTTCTCGCCGTCTCGGCGCTCGATCTGACGATCGAGAGCGGAGAGATCTTCGGCTTTCTCGGCCCCAACGGCGCCGGGAAGTCGACGACGATCAACGTGCTGCTCGATTTCGTCCAGCCGACCTCGGGCACCGCGACGGTGCTCGGTCACGACACGCGCAACGAGACCGAGCGCATCCGCGAGCGAATCGGCGTCCTCCCCGAAGGTGCGACGGTTTACGAGCGGCTCACGGCCCGCGAACACCTCGAGTGGGTGATCGACACGAAAGGCGCCGCCGACACGCCCAAGGAACTCCTCGAGCGCGTGGACCTGCTCGAGGACGCCGACCGGCCTGCCGGCGGCTTCTCGAAGGGGATGCGACAGCGACTCGGCCTCGGCATGGCCCTCGCCGGCGATCCCGACCTCTTGATCCTCGACGAGCCCTCGTCCGGGCTCGACCCGACGGGAATCCAGGACATGCGCGAACTCCTGCGCGAGGAGGCGGCGTCGGGTACGACGGTGTTCTTCTCGAGTCACATCCTCTCGGAGGTCGAGGCGGTCTGCGACCGCGTCGGCATCATGAACGAGGGTGAACTCGTCGCCCTCGACACGATCGAGAACCTCCGAGACGAATCCGCCGGGACCGCTACGATCGACGTCGAACTCGCGTCGGTTCCGGACTCGCTGGACGTGGCGTCGGTCGACGGCGTCCAGCAGGTCGCGGTCGACGGGAACGTCGTCACCGCGGTCTGCGCGGACGCGAGCGTGAAAGTCGACGTCGTCCGCCACCTCGACGAGCGGGCGACCGTCACGGACGTCCTCTCGGCGGACGCGTCGCTCGAGCAGCTGTTCAACCGGTACACCGGGGAGTCGACCGAGGCCGACGAACCCGCCGCCCGGAGGTGA
- the yqeC gene encoding selenium cofactor biosynthesis protein YqeC, whose translation MDLVEALNADGALTCVVGAGGKKSTLYALADRLERAIVTATVRIPPFGERVAEVAVTDRPLEAIESAEAWPIGVVAGREGSDRYLGYDPETVDDFARDLEADVSVVVKADGARTRWFKAPADDEPQLPATADVVVPIASAKVVGRRLDEEHVHRPERVAATTDLEPGDRISAADVATVLTSDRGGWKDVPDNAAVVPLLNMVDSPELEETAREIARAVRDRRDVSRVVLTRLIDDDPVVGVV comes from the coding sequence ATGGACCTCGTCGAGGCGTTAAACGCGGACGGCGCGCTGACGTGTGTCGTGGGAGCCGGCGGCAAGAAATCGACCCTCTACGCGCTCGCCGACCGACTCGAGCGCGCGATCGTGACCGCGACCGTCCGCATTCCGCCCTTCGGGGAGCGCGTCGCCGAGGTCGCCGTGACGGATCGGCCGCTCGAGGCGATCGAATCGGCCGAAGCGTGGCCGATCGGCGTCGTCGCCGGTCGCGAGGGGTCGGACCGGTACCTCGGCTACGATCCCGAAACCGTCGACGACTTCGCGCGCGATCTCGAGGCGGACGTCTCGGTCGTCGTCAAGGCCGACGGCGCGCGGACCCGCTGGTTCAAGGCGCCCGCCGACGACGAACCGCAACTCCCGGCTACGGCCGACGTCGTCGTCCCGATCGCGAGCGCCAAGGTCGTCGGCCGGCGGCTGGACGAGGAGCACGTCCACCGCCCCGAGCGGGTCGCCGCGACCACGGACCTCGAGCCCGGGGATCGAATTTCGGCGGCCGACGTCGCGACCGTCCTGACGAGCGACCGGGGCGGCTGGAAGGACGTTCCCGACAACGCGGCCGTCGTTCCGTTGCTCAACATGGTGGATTCGCCCGAACTCGAGGAGACGGCGCGAGAGATCGCGCGGGCGGTCCGCGACCGGCGGGACGTTTCGCGCGTCGTCCTCACCCGGCTGATCGACGACGACCCCGTCGTCGGCGTCGTCTGA